A portion of the Stella humosa genome contains these proteins:
- a CDS encoding ABC transporter substrate-binding protein — protein sequence MRKMLLAATALAFVLGGVAEAQTPRKGGTLRLTGPYGASLGSFDIHTTPRAQDGIVAKILHRALYNWDTQNNKPVLELAKSVTVSADGLVHTFKLRDDAYFHNGRRMTADDVIWSYTRIMDGSKGFPGARYVRIIKGAVDVEKGTAKEISGLRKVDDLTVEMTLTSRVDPGFYFFNDTTSILPSEEVAKTTFAAAPVGLGPFKFVEHVPGSRLVAERWEKFYKPGKPYADRVHLMVMGEAAARDVAFRNKEIDTSILGPAQYVAYRADAELSKNILEVAEVFTRNMQMNQAFKPFSDKRVRQAFNHAIDTDLIIKRLVRDKAYRATSWLPIASPAYDKNMKPYAFDPEKAKKLLADAGYKDGFELEWTTSQNESWGLPIVEAAIPYLSRVGIKVKAKLVETAVLTEVAMKGDFQGYITSNQTGPDSLSTLRCFDSRTPRTACNYTGFNNPAFDKLLDDAAAAPDEAKRNALLSQANAFLYEEAPVWFFNYNKAAMAFQPWIHGLQANATELAHQYPEDIWIDERSPAAK from the coding sequence ATGCGGAAAATGCTTCTGGCAGCGACGGCGCTTGCCTTCGTGCTGGGCGGAGTGGCGGAGGCGCAGACGCCCCGCAAGGGCGGCACCCTCCGATTGACGGGACCGTACGGCGCCAGCCTCGGCAGCTTCGACATCCACACCACGCCGCGGGCCCAGGACGGCATCGTCGCCAAGATCCTGCACCGCGCGCTGTACAACTGGGACACCCAGAACAACAAGCCGGTGCTGGAACTGGCGAAGTCGGTGACGGTTTCGGCCGACGGCCTCGTCCACACCTTCAAGCTGCGCGACGACGCCTATTTCCATAACGGCCGGCGCATGACCGCCGACGACGTGATCTGGTCGTACACGCGCATCATGGACGGCAGCAAGGGCTTCCCCGGCGCGCGCTACGTCCGCATCATCAAGGGTGCGGTGGACGTCGAGAAGGGCACGGCCAAGGAGATTTCCGGCCTGCGCAAGGTCGACGACCTGACGGTCGAGATGACTCTGACCAGCCGCGTCGATCCGGGCTTCTACTTCTTCAACGACACCACCTCGATCCTGCCGAGCGAAGAGGTCGCCAAGACGACCTTCGCCGCGGCTCCCGTGGGTCTCGGTCCCTTCAAGTTCGTCGAGCACGTGCCGGGCTCGCGCCTCGTCGCCGAGCGCTGGGAGAAGTTCTACAAGCCGGGCAAGCCCTACGCCGACCGGGTCCATCTGATGGTCATGGGCGAGGCCGCAGCCCGCGACGTCGCCTTCCGCAACAAGGAGATCGACACCTCGATCCTCGGGCCGGCCCAGTACGTCGCCTATCGCGCGGATGCCGAGCTGTCCAAGAACATCCTCGAGGTGGCCGAGGTCTTCACCCGCAACATGCAGATGAACCAGGCTTTCAAGCCGTTCTCGGACAAGCGGGTGCGTCAGGCCTTCAATCATGCCATCGACACCGACCTGATCATCAAGCGCCTGGTGCGCGACAAGGCCTATCGCGCGACGAGCTGGCTGCCGATCGCGTCGCCCGCCTACGACAAGAACATGAAGCCCTACGCCTTCGACCCCGAGAAGGCCAAGAAGCTGCTGGCCGATGCCGGCTACAAGGACGGCTTCGAGCTGGAATGGACCACCAGCCAGAACGAGAGCTGGGGCCTGCCGATCGTCGAGGCGGCCATCCCCTACCTGTCGCGCGTCGGCATCAAGGTGAAGGCCAAGCTGGTCGAGACCGCGGTCCTGACCGAGGTCGCGATGAAGGGCGACTTCCAGGGCTACATCACGTCCAACCAGACCGGGCCGGACTCGCTGTCGACGCTCCGCTGCTTCGACTCCCGTACCCCGCGCACGGCTTGCAACTACACGGGCTTCAACAACCCGGCCTTCGACAAGCTGCTGGACGACGCGGCCGCTGCGCCCGATGAGGCCAAGCGCAATGCCCTGCTGAGCCAGGCCAACGCGTTCCTCTATGAGGAGGCGCCGGTGTGGTTCTTCAACTACAACAAGGCGGCGATGGCCTTCCAGCCGTGGATCCACGGCCTGCAGGCGAATGCGACCGAGCTTGCCCATCAGTATCCGGAAGACATCTGGATCGACGAGCGCTCGCCGGCGGCCAAGTAA
- a CDS encoding amino acid ABC transporter permease: MTTASGQTPPLVARSGPWRWVRTRLFRGPVDTAITLACLYLLWLVVPPLLDWLVLSARWMGESRDACTEGGACWVFIRVRFDQFMYGFYPEAERWRVNLAGLLVAALVVLLFLPPFRAKKAVAIGLLAVAIPGIVLLLSGGVLGLRPVETRDWGGLMVTVFMALYGAILAVPVSLLLALGRQSKLPVVRVLSIVYVEFWRGVPIIAIIFLASNLLPLIVPAGVTVDKLARALIGLALVISAYMAEVIRGGLLAIPKGQYEAARSLGLGYWTGTTFIILPQAIRIVIPSLVNEFIALFKNTTLVLIVSLFDLLGMIQSALTDPKWVGLNLEGYVFAGVVFWIVCFAMSRWSQRLELRLARRPN, encoded by the coding sequence ATGACCACGGCTTCCGGCCAGACACCGCCGCTCGTGGCACGCTCCGGCCCGTGGCGCTGGGTGCGGACGCGGCTGTTCCGCGGCCCGGTGGACACGGCGATAACGCTCGCCTGCCTCTATCTGCTCTGGCTGGTCGTGCCGCCGTTGCTGGACTGGCTGGTGCTGAGCGCCCGCTGGATGGGGGAAAGCCGCGACGCCTGCACCGAGGGCGGGGCCTGCTGGGTCTTCATCCGCGTCCGCTTCGACCAGTTCATGTACGGCTTCTACCCCGAGGCCGAGCGCTGGCGGGTCAACCTGGCGGGCTTGCTGGTGGCGGCACTGGTCGTGCTGCTCTTTCTGCCACCCTTCCGGGCGAAGAAGGCGGTGGCCATCGGCCTGCTGGCGGTCGCGATCCCAGGCATCGTCCTGCTGCTGTCGGGTGGCGTGCTCGGCCTCCGCCCTGTCGAGACGCGCGACTGGGGAGGGCTGATGGTCACCGTCTTCATGGCGCTCTATGGCGCCATCCTGGCGGTGCCGGTCAGCCTGCTGCTGGCGCTGGGCCGGCAGTCGAAGCTGCCGGTCGTGCGGGTGCTGTCGATCGTCTATGTCGAGTTCTGGCGCGGCGTGCCGATCATCGCGATCATCTTCCTGGCCTCCAACCTGCTGCCGCTGATCGTGCCGGCCGGGGTGACGGTGGACAAGCTGGCGCGCGCCCTGATCGGTTTGGCCCTCGTGATCTCTGCCTACATGGCCGAGGTGATCCGCGGCGGGCTACTGGCGATCCCCAAGGGCCAGTACGAGGCGGCCCGGTCGCTGGGCCTGGGCTACTGGACCGGCACCACCTTCATCATCCTGCCCCAGGCGATCCGCATCGTCATCCCGAGCCTGGTGAACGAGTTCATCGCGCTTTTCAAGAACACGACGCTGGTCCTCATCGTCAGCCTGTTCGACCTGCTCGGCATGATCCAGTCGGCCCTGACCGACCCCAAATGGGTCGGCCTCAACCTCGAAGGCTATGTCTTCGCGGGCGTGGTCTTCTGGATCGTCTGCTTCGCCATGTCGCGCTGGAGCCAGCGGCTCGAGCTGCGCCTGGCGCGACGACCCAACTGA
- a CDS encoding amino acid ABC transporter permease — MSSIDVMRPGRLLHDGRVRGWLAQAGIALGVVGLVWFFVDNAGENLARSGVATGFDFMGARSGVDIDFKLIQYGPDSSYGRLLLVGIANTLFVSFFGILLATVLGFAVGIGRLSGNWLLAGFSTIYVEAVRNVPLLLFVLLWYYLVIRGLPAPRQSIDLAGMGFVNNRGIFLPSPTDPSPFQAVIVALAVGVAATWLLRRWARSRQDATGQPFPTVLAGVGLVAGLPLAAALVAATMTAWNWPALSRFGVRGGTTVIPEFLALLAALGTYTAAFIAEIVRGGILSVTRGQREAAAALGLNRRQILRLVVLPQAMRVIIPPLTSQYVNLIKNSSYAAVIAYPEIVSVFVGSALNNTGRAVEIIAITLAIYLAINVSVSLLMNWYDARTRMVGR; from the coding sequence TTGTCCTCCATCGACGTCATGCGGCCCGGCCGTCTGCTGCATGACGGCCGGGTGCGCGGCTGGCTGGCCCAGGCCGGCATCGCGCTCGGCGTGGTCGGGCTGGTCTGGTTCTTCGTCGACAATGCCGGCGAGAACCTGGCGCGCAGCGGCGTCGCCACCGGCTTCGACTTCATGGGCGCGCGCTCGGGCGTCGACATCGACTTCAAGCTGATCCAGTACGGGCCGGATTCTTCCTACGGCCGGCTGCTGCTGGTCGGCATCGCCAATACGCTGTTCGTATCGTTCTTCGGCATCCTGCTGGCGACCGTCCTCGGCTTTGCGGTCGGCATCGGTCGGCTGTCGGGCAACTGGCTGCTGGCCGGTTTCTCGACGATTTATGTCGAGGCGGTGCGCAACGTGCCGCTGCTGCTGTTCGTCCTGCTCTGGTACTACCTCGTCATCCGCGGCCTGCCCGCACCCCGCCAGAGCATCGACCTGGCCGGCATGGGTTTCGTCAACAACCGCGGCATCTTCCTGCCCTCGCCGACCGACCCATCCCCGTTCCAGGCAGTGATCGTGGCACTGGCCGTCGGTGTCGCCGCCACTTGGCTGCTGCGGCGCTGGGCGCGGTCGCGCCAGGACGCGACGGGGCAGCCTTTCCCCACCGTCCTCGCCGGTGTGGGCCTCGTGGCCGGCCTGCCGCTGGCGGCAGCCCTGGTGGCGGCGACCATGACGGCATGGAACTGGCCCGCCCTCAGCCGCTTCGGCGTGCGCGGCGGCACCACCGTTATCCCCGAGTTCCTGGCCCTGCTGGCTGCACTCGGCACCTACACGGCGGCCTTCATCGCGGAGATCGTGCGCGGCGGCATCCTGTCGGTCACGCGCGGCCAGCGCGAGGCCGCCGCAGCACTCGGCCTCAACCGACGCCAGATCCTGCGCCTGGTGGTGCTGCCGCAGGCGATGCGGGTGATCATCCCGCCGCTCACCAGCCAGTACGTCAACCTGATCAAGAACTCGTCCTATGCGGCGGTCATCGCCTATCCCGAGATCGTGTCGGTCTTCGTCGGCTCGGCGCTCAACAACACCGGGCGCGCGGTCGAGATCATCGCCATCACGCTGGCGATCTACCTGGCGATCAACGTGTCGGTGTCGCTCCTGATGAACTGGTACGACGCGCGCACCCGGATGGTCGGTCGATGA
- a CDS encoding amino acid ABC transporter substrate-binding protein: MMTKLAAVALAALATAPIAAEAQTASPGAKSATLAAVKARGHLECGVHTGIPGWSFPNDKGEWSGLDVDLCRSVAAAIFGDAGKVKYTPTTVQQRWSVLSSGQVDLLSRISTLTFKRDTELGFNFVQINYFEGQTFIVRKAANIKEAKDLDGAAICVAAGSTEERNATDWFRERNLKINIVKFEKNDDAIAAYDSERCDTYTAGTGALAGQRRKLKNPADHVILAGTISRDPQGPVTREGDDGWDNIIRWVFNGTLIAELHGVTSANVDKMRAESRNAEVRMLLGADGNAGQILGLPKEWMFNAIKQVGNYGEQFERSVGMGSDLKLERGFNQLWTKGGLMFSPVLD, encoded by the coding sequence ATGATGACGAAGCTGGCGGCCGTGGCGCTGGCCGCGCTGGCGACCGCACCGATCGCCGCCGAGGCGCAGACCGCCTCGCCGGGGGCCAAGAGCGCGACGCTGGCCGCCGTCAAGGCGCGCGGGCACCTCGAATGCGGCGTCCATACCGGCATCCCCGGCTGGTCCTTCCCCAACGACAAGGGCGAGTGGAGCGGGCTCGATGTCGACCTGTGCCGGTCGGTGGCGGCCGCCATCTTCGGCGACGCCGGCAAGGTGAAGTACACGCCGACCACCGTGCAGCAGCGCTGGTCGGTGCTGTCCTCGGGCCAGGTCGACCTGCTGTCGCGCATCTCCACGCTGACCTTCAAGCGCGACACCGAGCTCGGCTTCAACTTCGTCCAGATCAACTATTTCGAGGGCCAGACCTTCATCGTCCGCAAGGCGGCGAACATCAAGGAAGCCAAGGACCTGGATGGGGCCGCCATTTGCGTCGCCGCCGGCTCGACCGAGGAGCGCAACGCGACCGACTGGTTCCGCGAGCGCAACCTGAAGATCAACATCGTGAAGTTCGAGAAGAACGACGACGCCATCGCGGCCTATGATTCCGAGCGCTGCGACACCTACACCGCCGGCACCGGGGCGCTGGCCGGCCAGCGCCGCAAGCTGAAGAATCCGGCCGACCATGTCATCCTGGCCGGCACGATCTCGCGCGATCCCCAGGGCCCGGTCACCCGCGAGGGCGATGACGGCTGGGACAACATCATCCGCTGGGTTTTCAACGGTACGCTGATCGCCGAGCTGCACGGCGTCACCTCGGCCAACGTCGACAAGATGCGGGCGGAATCGCGCAACGCCGAGGTCCGCATGCTGCTCGGCGCCGACGGCAATGCCGGCCAGATCCTGGGCCTGCCCAAGGAATGGATGTTCAACGCCATCAAGCAGGTGGGGAACTATGGCGAGCAGTTCGAGCGCTCGGTCGGCATGGGCAGCGACCTGAAGCTGGAGCGCGGCTTCAACCAGCTATGGACCAAGGGTGGCCTGATGTTCTCGCCCGTCCTCGACTGA
- a CDS encoding GntR family transcriptional regulator, with amino-acid sequence MTDMEDGGAGSAPHRLYAELRDRILDGTLAGGMPLRQEELAARHGVSRSPVREALRRLEADGLVTYQANRGAVVSQVSLADALEMLDIRIALECRALRLAVPAMTDPDFARIEAVLDAYGAATDVAELARLNRDFHLALYAPADRPRLLALIQDNIDNAHRFARVQVSNATGRDRPHREHRDIFRACRAGDIDAAVQLLDAHIAYSQKALVATVRRGGHGS; translated from the coding sequence ATGACGGACATGGAGGATGGAGGGGCTGGCTCGGCGCCCCATCGCCTCTATGCCGAACTGCGCGACCGCATCCTCGACGGCACGCTGGCTGGCGGCATGCCGCTGCGCCAGGAGGAACTGGCCGCTCGCCACGGCGTCAGCCGCAGCCCCGTGCGCGAGGCCCTGCGCCGGCTGGAGGCGGACGGCCTCGTCACCTACCAAGCCAATCGCGGCGCCGTCGTGTCGCAGGTGTCGCTGGCCGACGCCCTGGAGATGCTGGACATCCGCATCGCGCTGGAATGCCGCGCGCTTCGCCTGGCGGTGCCGGCGATGACCGATCCAGACTTCGCGCGCATCGAGGCGGTGCTGGATGCCTATGGTGCGGCGACCGACGTGGCGGAACTGGCCCGGCTCAATCGCGACTTCCACCTGGCGCTCTATGCGCCGGCCGACCGGCCGCGCCTGCTGGCGTTGATCCAGGACAATATCGACAACGCGCATCGCTTCGCCCGCGTGCAGGTGTCCAACGCGACCGGGCGCGACCGGCCGCACCGCGAGCATCGCGACATTTTTCGCGCTTGCCGCGCGGGGGATATTGACGCCGCGGTGCAATTGCTCGATGCGCATATCGCCTACTCGCAGAAGGCGCTGGTGGCGACCGTGCGGCGCGGCGGGCACGGATCTTGA
- a CDS encoding NAD(P)/FAD-dependent oxidoreductase produces the protein MTTQDTATDAVEIAIVGAGIVGIAVAHYLAAAGRGPIALIDAGQPMALTSAQSGENYRNWWPHGVMTAFTDHSTTLMEAIARQTGNRIAMTRRGYVLATRQQHPDDLIEQLHVGYGTDAAASVRLHDRADSPTYRPPVSADWETAPDGVDVLLDQDLIRRTFPSFAHDVAAILHIRRAGSIGSQQMGQFMLEGLRAAGGRLLRGRVTGIATGPGFTLALDTADGPRRLRADILVNAAGPHAGAVAAMLGESLPIANVLQQKITFEDREGAIPRQMPFSIDLDGQEIDWSCEERAALAADPQHAWLAGAMPGSIHCRPEGGDGGRWIKLGWAYNDVPGPVVEAPAFDPHFPEVVLRGAARLNPALKAYYGRLPRPCVLYGGYYTMTPENWPLVGPMRTAGAFMATALSGFGTMAACAAGDLCAKWITGAALPAHAHPLSLARYDDAALMAELTSLTSKGVL, from the coding sequence ATGACCACCCAGGACACCGCCACGGACGCGGTCGAGATCGCCATCGTCGGCGCCGGCATCGTCGGCATTGCCGTGGCCCACTACCTGGCTGCCGCCGGGCGGGGGCCGATCGCCCTGATCGATGCCGGGCAGCCGATGGCCCTGACGTCGGCCCAGTCGGGCGAGAACTATCGCAACTGGTGGCCGCACGGGGTGATGACGGCCTTCACCGACCACAGCACGACGCTGATGGAGGCGATCGCGCGCCAGACCGGCAACCGCATCGCCATGACCCGGCGCGGCTACGTCCTGGCGACCCGGCAACAACACCCCGACGACCTGATCGAGCAACTCCATGTCGGCTATGGCACCGACGCCGCCGCCAGCGTCCGGCTGCACGACCGGGCCGACAGCCCGACCTACCGTCCGCCCGTCTCGGCCGACTGGGAGACCGCGCCTGACGGGGTCGACGTGCTGCTCGACCAGGACCTGATCCGCCGGACCTTCCCCAGCTTCGCCCACGATGTGGCCGCTATCCTCCACATCCGCCGTGCCGGCTCGATCGGCAGCCAGCAGATGGGACAATTCATGCTGGAGGGCCTGCGCGCGGCCGGGGGGCGCCTGCTCCGCGGCCGGGTAACAGGGATCGCGACCGGCCCGGGCTTCACCCTGGCCCTGGACACCGCCGATGGCCCTCGCCGCCTGCGCGCCGACATTCTCGTCAACGCAGCCGGCCCCCATGCCGGGGCGGTGGCGGCGATGCTGGGGGAGAGCCTGCCCATCGCCAACGTGCTGCAGCAGAAGATCACCTTCGAGGACCGCGAGGGCGCGATCCCGCGGCAGATGCCGTTCTCGATCGACCTCGACGGCCAGGAGATCGACTGGAGCTGCGAGGAGCGGGCGGCGCTGGCCGCCGACCCGCAGCATGCCTGGCTGGCGGGCGCCATGCCGGGCAGCATCCATTGCCGGCCCGAGGGCGGCGACGGCGGCCGCTGGATCAAGCTCGGCTGGGCCTACAACGACGTGCCCGGCCCGGTCGTGGAGGCGCCCGCCTTCGACCCGCATTTCCCCGAGGTGGTGCTGCGGGGTGCGGCCCGCCTCAACCCGGCGCTCAAGGCCTATTATGGCCGGCTGCCACGGCCTTGCGTGCTCTATGGCGGCTACTACACGATGACGCCCGAGAACTGGCCGCTGGTCGGGCCGATGCGCACCGCGGGTGCCTTCATGGCGACCGCGCTATCGGGCTTCGGCACCATGGCGGCCTGCGCCGCGGGCGACCTCTGCGCGAAGTGGATCACCGGCGCGGCGCTGCCGGCGCATGCCCACCCGCTCAGCCTGGCACGATATGACGACGCGGCACTGATGGCAGAACTGACCAGCCTGACCAGCAAGGGCGTGCTCTGA
- a CDS encoding aspartate/glutamate racemase family protein translates to MPLHIGIVGCSAEGAALCYRTICTEGAGLFGPHAHPEVTLHTPSLADYMACIDRGDWAGVGEIMLASARKLAGSGADFLICPDNTIHQALPGIEDRSPLPWLHIAEVVAAEAAARGFQRLGLTGTRWLVESTVYPGKLAAHGLGVMRPDLDEREAINRIIMDELVYGIFKPESVECFQRVMGRMRDEACDAVILGCTEIPLIMDDTNSPLPTLDSTRLLARAALHRAAGTS, encoded by the coding sequence ATGCCCCTGCACATCGGAATTGTCGGCTGCTCGGCCGAGGGTGCCGCCCTCTGCTACCGCACCATCTGCACCGAGGGCGCAGGGCTGTTCGGCCCGCATGCCCATCCCGAAGTGACGCTGCACACGCCCTCGCTGGCCGACTACATGGCCTGCATCGACCGCGGCGACTGGGCCGGCGTGGGCGAGATCATGCTGGCCTCGGCGCGCAAGCTGGCCGGCAGTGGTGCGGACTTCCTGATCTGCCCCGACAACACCATCCACCAGGCCCTGCCCGGGATCGAGGACCGCTCGCCCCTGCCCTGGCTCCACATCGCCGAGGTGGTCGCCGCCGAAGCGGCCGCCCGTGGATTCCAGCGGCTGGGCCTGACCGGCACCCGCTGGCTGGTCGAGAGTACGGTCTATCCGGGCAAGCTGGCGGCCCATGGGCTGGGGGTCATGCGGCCCGACCTGGACGAGCGGGAAGCGATCAACCGCATCATCATGGACGAGCTGGTCTACGGCATCTTCAAGCCGGAATCGGTGGAGTGCTTCCAACGGGTCATGGGGAGGATGCGGGACGAGGCCTGCGACGCGGTCATCCTCGGCTGCACCGAGATCCCGCTGATCATGGACGACACGAACTCGCCCCTGCCGACGCTCGATTCCACCCGCCTGCTGGCCCGGGCAGCCCTGCACCGGGCGGCGGGAACCTCGTAG
- a CDS encoding shikimate dehydrogenase family protein → MIRGTTRLIAHLGYPTAAFRSPMIYNPYFAARGIDAVVVPMGCRADDYADFLKLVFRLSNIHGALVTMPHKVATVALLDEVRPTARVAGACNAVRLGPGGTLVGDMFDGEGFVRGVLRKGRVLAGARALVVGAGGVGSAIAASLAQAGVAALALFDAEVPAMMGLAGRLRRHHPGLAVTVGSADPAGFDLVVNATPLGMQAGDPLPMDVERIAPSTFVGEVVMAAEITPFLEAVRRRGCAFQVGSDMLFEQIPAYLEFFGFPPATPDELRCLAAS, encoded by the coding sequence ATGATCCGCGGCACGACCCGGCTGATCGCCCATCTGGGCTACCCGACCGCGGCCTTCCGGTCGCCGATGATCTACAACCCCTACTTCGCCGCCCGCGGCATCGACGCGGTCGTCGTGCCGATGGGCTGCAGGGCCGACGACTACGCCGATTTCCTGAAGCTCGTCTTCCGCCTGTCCAACATCCATGGCGCGCTCGTCACCATGCCGCACAAGGTGGCGACGGTGGCGCTGCTGGACGAGGTGCGGCCGACAGCCCGCGTGGCGGGCGCCTGCAACGCGGTGCGCCTGGGGCCGGGCGGGACGCTGGTCGGCGACATGTTCGATGGCGAGGGCTTCGTGCGCGGCGTGCTGCGCAAGGGGCGGGTGCTGGCTGGCGCCCGCGCGCTGGTGGTGGGGGCGGGCGGCGTCGGCTCGGCCATCGCGGCATCGCTGGCCCAGGCCGGGGTGGCCGCACTGGCGCTGTTCGACGCCGAAGTGCCGGCGATGATGGGCCTGGCCGGGCGGCTGCGGCGGCACCATCCGGGGCTGGCGGTCACCGTCGGGTCGGCCGACCCGGCCGGCTTCGATCTCGTCGTCAACGCCACGCCGCTCGGCATGCAGGCGGGCGACCCGCTGCCGATGGATGTCGAGCGCATCGCCCCCTCTACCTTCGTGGGCGAGGTCGTGATGGCGGCCGAGATCACGCCCTTCCTGGAGGCGGTCCGCCGCCGCGGCTGCGCCTTCCAGGTCGGCAGCGACATGCTGTTCGAGCAGATCCCGGCCTATCTCGAGTTCTTCGGGTTTCCCCCGGCCACGCCCGACGAGCTGCGCTGCCTGGCGGCGAGCTGA
- a CDS encoding Gfo/Idh/MocA family protein: MGEAKPLQLGILGAANIARAFTSGVAPSADVAIAAVASRDPAKAEAFARECGIPRFHGSYEAMLADPDIEAIYNPLPNSLHAEWSIRAVEAGKHVLCEKPLAMTAAEARAMFDAARRHGRHLVEAYPYRAQAQTLKMRELLAAGAIGRVELVRSSFGIPFSDPTNIRLKPEVGGGALLDAGSYAVSLALLAVGERPERVSATSRWSATGVDLSTVATLEFPGGALGLVSCSFATAYHRQALISGAAGTIETTYLNHPPMGGPPVLSVKRGTTAAAVAEIVEVAPGNGFLAEAESFVRLLRQGREHWTGATPEESIDIALTLDAIGESARSGAAVRVAA; the protein is encoded by the coding sequence CGCGATCGCGGCCGTCGCCAGCCGCGATCCCGCCAAGGCCGAAGCGTTCGCGCGCGAATGCGGCATCCCCCGCTTCCATGGCTCCTACGAGGCCATGCTGGCCGACCCGGACATCGAGGCGATCTACAACCCGCTGCCCAACTCGCTGCACGCCGAATGGTCGATCCGCGCGGTCGAGGCGGGCAAGCATGTGCTGTGCGAGAAGCCGCTGGCGATGACGGCGGCAGAGGCCCGCGCCATGTTCGATGCCGCCCGCCGGCACGGGCGCCATCTGGTCGAGGCCTATCCCTACCGCGCCCAGGCGCAGACCCTGAAGATGCGCGAGCTGCTGGCCGCGGGCGCCATCGGCCGGGTCGAGCTGGTCCGCTCCAGCTTCGGCATCCCCTTCTCCGACCCGACCAACATCCGCCTGAAGCCGGAGGTGGGCGGCGGCGCCTTGCTCGATGCCGGCAGCTACGCCGTCAGCCTGGCCCTGCTGGCGGTGGGAGAGCGGCCCGAGCGGGTGAGCGCCACGTCCCGATGGAGTGCCACCGGCGTCGACCTTTCGACCGTCGCCACGCTGGAGTTTCCGGGCGGCGCGCTGGGTCTCGTCTCGTGCAGCTTCGCCACGGCCTACCATCGCCAGGCCCTGATCTCGGGCGCGGCCGGCACCATCGAGACGACCTACCTCAACCACCCGCCGATGGGTGGCCCGCCGGTCCTGTCGGTCAAGCGCGGCACGACCGCGGCGGCCGTGGCCGAGATCGTCGAGGTGGCACCCGGCAACGGCTTCCTGGCCGAGGCCGAATCCTTTGTGCGCCTGCTGCGCCAGGGGCGGGAACACTGGACCGGGGCTACGCCCGAGGAGTCGATCGACATCGCCCTGACCCTGGACGCGATCGGGGAAAGCGCCCGGTCGGGTGCCGCCGTGCGCGTCGCCGCCTAG